A genomic region of Rheinheimera sp. MMS21-TC3 contains the following coding sequences:
- the hrpA gene encoding ATP-dependent RNA helicase HrpA — MLPSIYEGTVLTATELPSEEVIPAISTLFSQLEHCLLRDQFRLRRRLQNSKKQTDKNKQHKQLAKIAQDIARSMQIRQNRAQSLPKITYPEQLPVSEKKEDIKAAIAAHQVVIIAGETGSGKTTQIPKMCIELGRGVAGMIGHTQPRRLAARSVCDRISEELNCQVGQQVGYKIRFGDHTNENTHIKLMTDGILLAEIQQDRFLNQYDTIIIDEAHERSLNIDFLLGYLKQLLPKRPDLKLIITSATIDPERFSKHFFDAPIIEVSGRSFPVETRYRAIADDEDMDQLQAIFDAVDELYQEPPGDILIFLNGEREIRDTAEALEKRNLPHTEVLPLYARLSASEQNRIFQGHSGRRIVLSTNVAETSLTVPGIRYVIDPGTVRISRYSYRSKVQQLPIEAISQASANQRQGRCGRVAAGICIRLYSEEDFKGRPEFTDPEILRTNLASVIMQMLALGLGDIEQFPFLQKPDSRFINDGVKLLEELGAIPLNRGKTGLQLTELGKKLARLPIDPRLARMVLAGAEKQALAELLVLAAALSIQDPRERPLDKKQKADQCHARFANPDSDFSSWLLLWQYLQQQQTELSGNQFRRLCKQEFLNYLRVREWQDLTAQLQQLMQEQGYKLNQQTADYAAIHQAVLSGLLGQVGFKDSDADYMGPRQTRFYVFPGSQLFKRKPKWVAAAEWVETSRLYARTLAKIEPEWIEPLAEHLVNRSYSEPHWQKKRGAVIAYEQVSLYGLIIVAKRAVQFSKIDQQTSHKIFIREALVNQELGTNDSFLSYNQKLVDDVTALEDKSRRRDILVDEEILAEFYSQRVPVWANNRIDFAKWWKGQRKKDPSYLNFSLDNLLNRDASDITADKFPETWQQGNFILPLEYHFSPGEADDGISVLIPLALLNQVEDTGFDWLIPALRHDLLVALIKSLPKQYRRNFVPAPNYADALMQSISPDQGPLLATMSQRLKRMSGITIPDDAWDLASIPLHLKMNYKVVDENGHTLQQGRSLALLKQGLQDDVQQSLSQVAEQGIEQDQLTQWSFGKLPKEYVKVQAGYEIKAFPALVDERNSVAIKLLDNPMLAEQTTRLGLRRLLLLNIPSPVKYLQESLPNKAKLGLYFNPFGRVLELIDDCIAAGIDALVKQTALPSSESEFAVLRETVRAELGDTVLAIALQVEQILSLCHAIQKKLKGRVDLAHVQSQGDIKQQLNELIFKGFVSAHGAAKLNDLIRYLQAMEKRLEKLPIDPNRDRLLMHEYAKAEQAYQSLLGQYADKPMLPDEVKAIYWMLQELKVSQHAQQLGTAYPISVKRILLAVQEIKV, encoded by the coding sequence ATGTTGCCCTCTATATACGAGGGCACTGTTTTGACCGCAACTGAATTACCATCTGAAGAAGTAATACCAGCAATATCGACTTTATTTTCCCAGCTTGAGCATTGTCTATTAAGAGATCAATTTCGGCTGCGCCGCCGACTGCAAAACAGTAAAAAGCAAACAGATAAAAATAAACAGCATAAGCAACTAGCTAAAATTGCCCAAGATATTGCACGGTCAATGCAAATTAGGCAAAACCGAGCCCAGTCACTACCTAAAATAACTTATCCAGAGCAATTACCTGTCTCTGAGAAAAAAGAAGATATTAAAGCGGCTATTGCTGCCCATCAAGTGGTGATTATTGCCGGTGAAACCGGCTCAGGTAAAACAACCCAAATTCCTAAGATGTGTATCGAGCTAGGGCGGGGGGTTGCAGGCATGATAGGCCATACTCAGCCAAGGCGACTTGCTGCACGTAGTGTTTGCGATCGTATTAGTGAAGAGCTCAATTGCCAAGTGGGCCAGCAAGTAGGTTACAAAATTCGCTTTGGTGATCATACTAATGAGAACACCCATATTAAGTTGATGACCGATGGTATTTTACTGGCAGAGATTCAACAAGATCGCTTTTTAAATCAGTACGATACTATTATTATTGATGAGGCCCATGAGCGCAGCTTAAATATCGATTTTCTGCTGGGTTATTTAAAACAATTATTACCAAAAAGGCCTGACTTAAAGCTTATTATTACCTCTGCGACTATAGATCCTGAACGCTTTTCAAAGCACTTTTTTGATGCGCCTATTATTGAAGTCTCGGGCCGTAGCTTTCCTGTTGAAACCCGCTATCGCGCTATTGCCGATGATGAAGATATGGATCAACTACAGGCAATTTTTGATGCCGTTGATGAATTATATCAAGAGCCGCCGGGGGATATATTAATCTTCTTAAATGGCGAGCGAGAAATACGTGATACTGCTGAAGCATTAGAAAAGCGTAATCTGCCCCATACTGAAGTATTGCCTTTATATGCGCGACTCAGCGCCAGTGAACAAAACCGAATATTTCAAGGCCATAGTGGCCGGCGCATTGTATTATCAACTAACGTGGCTGAAACCTCATTAACAGTACCGGGTATTCGCTATGTTATTGACCCTGGTACGGTGCGTATATCACGTTACAGTTATCGCTCTAAGGTGCAACAACTGCCGATAGAGGCTATTAGCCAAGCTAGTGCTAATCAGCGTCAAGGCCGCTGTGGTCGTGTTGCTGCGGGCATTTGTATCCGCTTATACAGCGAAGAGGACTTTAAAGGCCGGCCAGAATTTACCGATCCGGAAATACTGAGAACTAACTTAGCATCCGTTATTATGCAAATGCTGGCGCTAGGTCTAGGCGATATTGAACAATTTCCTTTTTTGCAAAAACCAGATAGCCGTTTTATTAATGACGGTGTTAAATTACTTGAAGAACTAGGCGCTATACCGCTAAATCGTGGCAAAACAGGGTTACAGCTAACGGAACTAGGGAAAAAGCTGGCGCGTTTACCTATAGATCCGCGTTTAGCCAGAATGGTGTTAGCTGGCGCTGAAAAACAGGCTTTAGCTGAGTTGCTAGTTTTAGCCGCTGCCTTGTCAATTCAAGATCCGCGGGAGCGACCCTTAGATAAAAAACAAAAAGCTGATCAATGCCATGCCCGTTTTGCTAATCCTGATTCAGATTTTAGTAGCTGGTTATTGTTATGGCAGTACCTACAGCAGCAACAAACGGAGTTAAGCGGCAACCAATTTAGGCGTTTATGTAAGCAAGAATTTTTAAATTACCTGCGGGTGCGAGAATGGCAAGATTTAACCGCGCAATTGCAGCAATTAATGCAAGAGCAAGGTTATAAGCTTAACCAACAAACGGCAGACTATGCTGCTATTCATCAAGCGGTATTAAGTGGCTTGTTAGGGCAAGTAGGCTTTAAAGACAGTGATGCCGACTATATGGGACCGCGGCAAACTCGGTTTTATGTTTTCCCTGGTAGCCAATTATTTAAACGTAAACCAAAATGGGTGGCAGCAGCAGAGTGGGTAGAAACCAGCCGCTTGTATGCCAGAACACTAGCAAAAATAGAGCCAGAATGGATAGAACCATTAGCCGAGCATTTAGTTAATCGCAGCTATAGCGAGCCGCACTGGCAGAAAAAACGCGGCGCCGTTATAGCTTATGAGCAAGTCAGTCTATATGGCTTAATTATAGTTGCTAAACGCGCGGTACAGTTTAGTAAAATTGACCAGCAAACTAGCCACAAGATTTTTATTCGCGAAGCTTTGGTTAATCAAGAGCTAGGCACTAACGATAGCTTTTTAAGTTATAACCAGAAATTAGTAGATGATGTAACTGCATTAGAAGATAAATCTCGTCGTCGTGATATTTTGGTTGATGAGGAAATACTTGCCGAATTTTACAGCCAACGCGTACCGGTTTGGGCTAATAACCGAATAGATTTCGCAAAATGGTGGAAAGGGCAACGTAAAAAAGATCCTAGCTATTTAAACTTTTCCTTAGATAACTTATTAAACCGTGATGCCAGTGACATCACCGCGGATAAGTTTCCAGAAACCTGGCAACAAGGTAATTTTATCTTACCGCTAGAGTACCATTTTTCACCGGGTGAAGCCGATGATGGCATTAGTGTGTTAATTCCGCTGGCGCTATTAAACCAAGTTGAAGACACTGGCTTTGATTGGCTTATTCCTGCACTTCGCCATGATTTATTAGTTGCTTTAATAAAATCGTTACCTAAACAATATCGGCGTAACTTTGTGCCTGCACCAAATTATGCAGATGCCTTGATGCAAAGCATAAGCCCAGATCAAGGCCCGTTATTAGCCACCATGAGTCAAAGGTTAAAGCGAATGTCGGGCATCACGATTCCAGATGATGCTTGGGACTTGGCTAGTATTCCGCTGCATTTAAAAATGAATTATAAAGTGGTTGATGAAAACGGCCATACTTTACAGCAAGGGCGTTCATTAGCGCTATTAAAGCAAGGCTTACAAGATGATGTGCAACAAAGTTTAAGCCAAGTAGCCGAGCAAGGTATAGAGCAAGATCAACTCACCCAGTGGAGCTTTGGCAAGCTGCCTAAAGAATATGTTAAAGTACAAGCGGGTTATGAAATTAAAGCCTTTCCAGCTTTAGTTGATGAACGTAACTCTGTTGCAATTAAACTGTTAGACAACCCCATGTTAGCTGAGCAAACAACCCGTTTAGGCTTGCGGCGTTTATTGCTATTAAATATCCCTTCACCTGTTAAGTATTTACAAGAGTCCTTACCTAACAAAGCTAAATTAGGCTTATATTTTAATCCCTTTGGTAGAGTGTTAGAGCTAATTGATGATTGTATTGCTGCAGGGATAGATGCACTTGTTAAGCAAACTGCTTTACCAAGCTCAGAGAGCGAATTTGCGGTATTACGTGAAACGGTTAGAGCTGAGCTAGGTGATACGGTTCTTGCAATTGCTTTACAAGTAGAACAAATATTAAGCCTTTGCCATGCGATTCAAAAGAAACTAAAAGGCCGAGTCGATTTAGCACATGTCCAGTCGCAGGGGGATATTAAACAGCAACTCAATGAGTTAATTTTTAAAGGCTTTGTTAGTGCTCATGGCGCGGCTAAATTGAATGATTTAATTCGTTACCTGCAGGCTATGGAGAAAAGACTAGAAAAGTTACCAATTGATCCAAACCGCGATCGGTTACTAATGCATGAATATGCTAAAGCAGAGCAAGCTTACCAAAGTTTACTGGGCCAATATGCAGATAAACCAATGTTACCAGATGAAGTGAAGGCTATATATTGGATGCTACAAGAGTTAAAAGTATCCCAACATGCTCAGCAATTAGGTACTGCTTACCCTATTTCTGTAAAACGTATTTTGTTGGCAGTACAAGAAATAAAAGTGTAA
- a CDS encoding putative porin codes for MTFKYVLPFIALTASASIAAEEYQLFTELKADHVRFSGDSKTNWDLKGTYFFDKKQTLGPLDQFEYINKVSNIDANFSRVFNNNVWAIGGEYFAENNLVVSASHQRTSGFYASTLGLGYLFADNFIVRAEAIKPKNSSTAFLFSASYDHKLQNNNDYIGFTAQVDDEFDYFSISTKYFASLGEASYIALGLGLEDNDGTNNWNLSADYYLTKMTSFGVKYDKADNYTVNAKHYFDQNWALNAGYGSNADTSGIKVYSLAVIGQF; via the coding sequence ATGACATTTAAGTACGTACTGCCTTTTATCGCTTTAACAGCTTCAGCTTCTATTGCAGCAGAAGAGTACCAATTATTCACTGAATTAAAAGCTGATCACGTCCGCTTCAGTGGTGACAGCAAGACTAATTGGGATCTTAAGGGCACTTATTTCTTCGATAAAAAGCAGACTTTAGGTCCTTTGGATCAATTTGAATACATCAATAAAGTATCAAATATTGATGCTAATTTCTCCCGTGTATTCAATAATAACGTTTGGGCTATCGGTGGTGAGTACTTCGCAGAAAATAATTTAGTCGTTTCTGCAAGCCATCAGCGTACTAGTGGCTTTTATGCTAGCACATTAGGCTTAGGCTATTTATTTGCTGATAATTTTATTGTTCGTGCTGAAGCTATTAAACCTAAAAATAGCAGCACAGCATTCTTATTCTCCGCCAGTTATGATCATAAGTTACAAAACAATAACGATTATATCGGCTTTACTGCACAAGTTGACGATGAGTTTGATTACTTTTCTATCAGCACTAAATATTTTGCAAGTTTAGGTGAAGCCAGTTACATCGCTTTAGGTCTTGGCTTAGAAGATAACGATGGTACTAACAACTGGAATTTAAGTGCAGATTATTACTTAACCAAAATGACGTCTTTTGGCGTTAAATATGATAAAGCTGACAATTATACTGTAAATGCAAAACACTATTTCGATCAAAACTGGGCTTTAAATGCTGGTTACGGTAGCAATGCAGATACCTCTGGTATAAAAGTATATTCTTTAGCTGTTATTGGCCAATTTTAA
- a CDS encoding GNAT family N-acetyltransferase, which translates to MQLVSPSKKYQTSYSHYIAELADEERYPFPLDFDYSNFDALLQKLADFAAGNKLPEGYVPSTTLWLVEGHELLGVTNVRHYLNERIQHCGGHIGLGIRPAYRGQGLGKKLMQLSIQYLKQKGVTPIHIHCYKNNHASAHCITSNGGILESELNKDGVIVNRFIVI; encoded by the coding sequence ATGCAACTAGTCTCTCCTTCAAAAAAGTATCAAACGAGTTATAGCCACTATATTGCAGAATTAGCTGATGAAGAGCGTTATCCCTTTCCATTAGATTTTGATTACAGCAATTTTGATGCTTTATTACAAAAATTAGCTGATTTTGCTGCAGGTAATAAGCTGCCAGAAGGTTATGTGCCAAGTACAACCTTATGGCTAGTTGAAGGTCATGAGTTGCTGGGAGTTACTAATGTTCGCCATTATTTAAATGAGCGGATCCAACATTGTGGTGGCCATATCGGTTTAGGCATTCGGCCGGCATATCGTGGACAAGGATTAGGCAAAAAATTAATGCAGCTTTCGATACAGTATTTAAAACAAAAAGGCGTTACGCCAATTCATATTCACTGTTACAAAAATAACCATGCTTCAGCGCATTGCATTACCAGTAATGGCGGTATCTTAGAGTCAGAGTTAAACAAGGATGGGGTAATAGTGAACAGGTTTATTGTGATTTAA
- the ssb gene encoding single-stranded DNA-binding protein encodes MSRGINKVILIGNLGQDPEVRYMPQGGAVANFTIATSESWTDKATNEKKEATEWHRIVIYNRLAEIAGQYLKKGSKVYIEGKLKNRKWTDKEGIERYTTEILANELQMLDGAPQQQTGYQPQQQNQGYQPQQTGYQPQPQNQGYQSQQGQRPAAGYNNRR; translated from the coding sequence ATGAGCCGTGGAATAAACAAAGTAATTTTAATAGGCAACTTAGGTCAGGATCCGGAAGTGCGTTATATGCCGCAAGGTGGCGCAGTGGCTAATTTTACTATAGCTACATCTGAAAGCTGGACCGACAAAGCCACCAATGAAAAAAAAGAAGCAACAGAATGGCACCGCATTGTTATTTATAATCGCTTAGCTGAAATCGCTGGCCAGTACTTAAAAAAAGGCAGCAAGGTTTATATTGAAGGTAAATTGAAAAACCGTAAATGGACAGATAAAGAAGGCATTGAGCGCTACACCACTGAAATTTTAGCTAACGAACTGCAAATGCTAGACGGCGCACCACAACAGCAAACCGGTTATCAGCCACAGCAGCAGAACCAAGGTTATCAGCCACAGCAAACTGGCTACCAACCACAACCGCAGAACCAAGGCTATCAGTCACAACAAGGCCAACGCCCTGCAGCTGGCTATAACAACCGACGTTAA